One genomic segment of Heptranchias perlo isolate sHepPer1 chromosome 3, sHepPer1.hap1, whole genome shotgun sequence includes these proteins:
- the LOC137306996 gene encoding superoxide dismutase [Cu-Zn]-like yields the protein MEVTKAICFLKGDGSVAGTITLKADEGGHKTTVKGEISGLTPGKHGFHVHTFGDISNGCGSAGPHFNPCNKTHGAPQDKKRHVGDPGNIEADENGTARFEIEDRLLRLSGKHSILGRTMVVHEKEDDLGKGNDKESLESGNHGAGVAWGVIGIDEDTK from the coding sequence ATGGAGGTTACGAAGGCTATTTGCTTTCTGAAGGGTGATGGTTCCGTTGCTGGAACAATCACTTTGAAAGCAGACGAAGGTGGACATAAGACTACTGTAAAGGGAGAAATTTCCGGATTGACTCCTGGAAAACATGGGTTTCACGTACACACTTTTGGAGACATTTCTAATGGCTGTGGCAGTGCAGGACCTCATTTCAACCCCTGTAATAAAACGCATGGTGCACCACAAGATAAAAAGAGACATGTAGGCGACCCGGGCAACATAGAAGCTGATGAAAATGGTACAGCCCGTTTTGAAATAGAGGACCGACTTCTTCGCCTGTCAGGAAAGCATTCAATTCTTGGACGTACTATGGTGGTTCATGAGAAGGAAGATGACCTGGGCAAAGGTAATGATAAGGAGAGTCTTGAATCAGGAAACCACGGAGCAGGCGTAGCTTGGGGTGTAATTGGAATAGACGAAGACACCAAGTAA